From the Elgaria multicarinata webbii isolate HBS135686 ecotype San Diego chromosome 19, rElgMul1.1.pri, whole genome shotgun sequence genome, the window CAACAAACAGCAGCGAGGTTTTTCAAGCCACTTTGATTGGGCTCCCAAGAGCACCAGACCATTCAGCTTTCTGTTGCTGTGAGGCTATCGGCCGGCCGTGAGGGCGTTATTGGAGCAGAAGCAATGAATAACTGTTAGCTACACACACTCGCTGGGGAACCGATATCGCAATTCAAACACATCTATCAGTAGTGTAGAATTGGATGGTAAACAGAAGGAAGGGGCGCATTGTTGGAGGCCAGGGCCCCTGTGGGCAGAGCGGCAAGGTGCGACCCAAGGGTTGACATGcctgggcacctgccgagggcccacaacCAGTGGAGGCCCACTGAAAAGATCTCCATGGCTTTCCTgcttcttcaccactgcaacctacttgtccacctgcctctcgttCTGGCCCAGACGACAGAGgtgatggtgaggaggagcaggagacgccgcgGCCTCGTTGCTCCCCGGATCTCGGCCTTCCAAGCAAGTCAGTGGgagccatgaggaggaggaggaaggaaggataaagaatagggataaatgccaagttctacacctaggaaaaagaaatgaaatgcacagttacaagatgggggatacttggctcagccatactacaatagagaaggatcttggaattgttgtagatcacaagctgaatatgagccaacagtgcgatatggctgcaagaaaggcaaatgctattttgggctacattaaaagaagtatagcttccaaatcacatgaggtcctggttcctctctattcggccctggttaggcctcatctagagtattgcgtccagttctgggctccacaattcaagaaggacgcagacaagctggagcgtgttcagagaagggcaaccaggatgatcagaggtctggaaacaaagccctatgaagagagactgaaagaactgggcatgtttaacctggagaagagaaggctgaggggagacatgagagcactcttcaaatacttgaaaggttgtcccacagaggagggccattatctcttctcgatcctcccagagtgcaggacacggaataacaggctcaagtggcaggaagccagattccggctggacatcaggaaaaacttcctgactgttagagcagtacaacaatggaaccagttacctagggaggttgtgggctctcccacactagaggccttcaagaggcagctggacagccatctgtcagggatgctttaaggtagattcttgcattgagcagggggttggactcgatggccttccaggccccttccagctctactattctaggattctatgaagagcagctggtggcaaagACTCAATCAAGGGGCATTGAGATTATCTtattcaagcccccccccccccaagtcctgGAAGAAGCCCTGGAACCTAGAGCAGGAATGGAGTCCTCGCAGCATCTTGAAGGTAGACATTGGCCATAGGGGCAGAGCCTGAtgagcaaaaggggtggagctaagAGCAAAAGCCTTCACGGAGTTAATCAAAACATGCCCCTTTCTCCCTGACATTTCACTTTTTCCCCAGAAGACACACACATCGTCTCCAAGACAGAAGCTAAAATCTCAAAGTGTCAAGTCTGGGGCATGccagctggggcagatgggagttgtgatttcacacatctggaagggggcCGGTTGGGAAGGCCGGCCGAGGGAATTAAAGCATGCATCAGAGCAGATGAAAACATAAAACCAGCCCAAGTCAGCGCCTGTATGAGCAACCAGCGGTGTCCTTGTACCATCCTCAGGCAATTAACCGGCTCAGCCAGTATTAACAGATCAAAGGGCTCAGCCGGTCCCTTTgtagggcggtggggggggggggggagaggttgttgcctcccctcctgcctggctctaaAGTGCATCCCCATATATGGAACTGGCTGTGGGCAGGCACGGATGGTCTATGTGCTCTTTCCCAGGGGAAGCACAGCAAGGTCCCATGAGAATGTAGCTGGCCTTCGCCCCAGCCCAaatcccgccccaccccccacccccagcagggcAAGGGAGACACTGGTACAGCCAGGCCTGGCCTGGCCCtccatggctgcttcaactggCTGGCGGCACGCAACTTTCTGCAAACAAGCTGGTCAATTATTAATAAAGGCCAGGAAACCGAATCCCAGGCGGCTGGGCCGAGTCACTCCCCGGGGACCTGCACAGGAGtcgagtcacacacacaccccaccagttTGGGCAAGCAGCAGTGTTGAGATGGACAGCCGGACGGAGGAGGGCTCGCCCATCTAGCTTTGGAGCCAAAGTCCCTGAAGGGGAGAAGCAGACGCGGAGGAGTCAGGTAACAGGAGCGCAACTTTTTGCCCGGAATGCAGAGTCAGGAACAGTTTGCATGGGATGGGTGGGTTATTATTGGACACTTCTCCATAGACAGGTAAACATATGCGCTTGCACCCGTGTTTGCCACAGAATATCCATCACGGTTCCGTGGCTTACTGGTGGCGCATGTCCACGTTATAGTTACGAGCCTTGAGAagtaaatggaacctccatgtgcCGCAGCAGTGCATCTTGCAGTACtggaggcatgatgggagagaAAACGTGCCTTTTGTGCTTCTGGTTGGCCGTCGTGGGCAGACCAAACAGATGTTTTATTCAATGAAAGAGAAAGGCTCCAAGTTCCTCTTCGGAAAAATTGGGTATAATGCAacaatttattttatctatttaagtATTGCATTTCTAATCCGCCCCAAATAACTAATGTTCTGTGGGCGGATTACGACAGTTTGAAAAACTGAAATGCCacagaacagttaaaaatacgaactacaatacaaatatttaaaagaataaaatgcaatgtaatgcaaaacaataaagagAACAGGAAATGATAAAAGAGCCGGAATAACCCAGAACTATGCAACTTGGCATCTGAAGAGCAAATTACACTTGTTGCAGGGTATTAACTTTCCATGGAAAAAGGACTTGCGCGTGGCCAGAAATGTATTGGAACCTTTTTCTTTCGTTGAGTCCTTTTTGTCTACCTTTGCTTTCGTCttctttgctgttgctgctgctgtgttgttgttgacCTTCTCGCAAATCATTTTGCATTTCCTAGCTTTCTTTCCCAGGCCACcacgcctctcctaaggtttcatTACTGGCCATAAGAGCTTTAGAGCCGTCCTGCACGAGGCCTTTGACTGTGTGCTCGGGATTGCTCACCCGcagtagtttgcgggtcctttccaaaacctcctcctcctcctcctcctccggggcCTCTCACGGgtgagtttttttcttcttatctGGAAAATGCGGTATTTTTTTCTGACTGGCCTTTATAACGCCATAGAAATGGAATtgcgcaattctgctataccacagtgccacctagtggttgtgtgatGGAACCTATAGAAAGGCCAGGGGACGGGGACGAAACCTGGAAAAAAGCATGTAACGAGAACTTAACCCTGTGAAGAATTCATGAGCAGACCCCTCGGTAAAGGTGTGGGAAAATCCTCAAGTTAAAACATGCAGACTTTTTGGAATTTTGCCCTCCCCTTTTGACTttgccttacacacacacacacacacacacacacacacacaccggggcaATGCAAACCCTTAAAACTGAATCCTGTTCCCACGTTGAAAGAGTTTCGACATCCTTGCCTTCATCAGATCTTTTGGCCTCAAATTCTTGCCTGCATGTTTGGACGTGTCTTCTGCTCACGCTTCAGTGTTCATCGCCAAAACCAACACTGCTCCCCTGAACACATAACGCAGCTTGCGCTTTCCTGCCAATACAACCGTAATGTTTCAAAATACGTTTGACATTCCAGCGAACTCTTATCTCGTCCGGCCCGTGCGTTACCGATAAAGCATCAATGTCCACGAGATAAAGCTGGATTTTGCGGCCTGAGATTGAATTCCTGCATCTCAattcccttttgcagcaaaacaaAGGGTCTTgtcttgtggcaccataaagactCACACATTTATTCTGCCGTTAAGCTCTTCGCGGCGTTGTAATTTGAATGTCGTTTTCTTGCATGTCAATCTTCTGTCGGTGGTTATGGGGGCCCTTTGAGCCCTGGGTAAATAATACCGATTGAAGACGTTGGGCGGATGATCACAACTGCTACTGTTCTACAAAGTGTGCACTCGCGCAACTGGGAATGCACGTTGGCAAATATTTACTTTCTAAAGCCTCGTCCAAGATGGGGCTCCCCAGTACATAGATCAGGAGTGGAGAAACCTCACACCTGGGGGCAAAAGCTGGCTCACGTGGGGTTCTGCAAGAGGCCACGCGTCCCCTTTTCCCTTGACCACTGATCCTTTGGTGGTTccacagcttttgtgcagtttcatCCCAAGCtaagaagttgaaatgcctcccctaaggcttggTTACAGACAGGAAGAATTTGGGACTAAAGCAGGCTGGTCTTTTTGGCCCTGCCcgtttggccccacccaccacaggaaagcggcccccgagagcttccccaaaattgaattcaggccTTGGGGTGAAAGAGGGTCAAGCAGGCCCAACATCAACACGCGGCTACAAACCTCTCCACGCAATCGCCGGAACGTTAGATTTGCTTCTTGTTAATGTCTAGATATTCCTCCCGGTGATCATTTCATAACGGTAAAAAATGGCTTGTGGGCAAAGGAAGCCGAGGTTGCTTCCAATACGCAATCCCTTTGGCTCTTGTTTCCTTACAGAAAAGCAGCTCTTGGTCTACCAAGCTAGGAGTCAGGACTTGAGCATCACCCCCGGAGAGGCCAACATGGACAGAGAAGCAGAGCCGACGGGAGCATCTCCTCCAGAccacaggagaggagaggagagagaggtggAGCTCCGCTCTTCGACAGAGCGCACCACGCCTCCCGGAGTCACGGATTCAGAGGCTCAAACCGAATCCACCCCAGAACCGAGGTTGTACGTGCCACCCGTACCTGTTACTGGGATCGCCAATCCTGGCTTTACAGAAGACCCTCCGCCGTATTCTCCCCCAGACCCAAAGACCGTCCACCTGCTGTATCCGTCGTTCCCGACCAACATGCCTGGGCAAGGAGCCATTTTTTTCCAGCCGGCCCCTCTGCAACAGGCCCTGAATCGGACGGCGGATGCGCTTCCCGAATCGTACCCTTTCACCATTGTACGTCGTCTCATTTTGAGCGCACTTCCGAGTGACTTCCAACCCTAAGTACCTCCACATATGCCTTCTCTTGGATGCTTGAGTGATGGCTTCCGGTACAGAAAGCCAATGGGGTgggatatgtgtatgtgtgtgtgtgtgtgtgtgtgtggtgcctcGTGGGGTCACCCCTTGAAAAGCTTGAGGCTTAGGGGTGGCCACAGCGTAATAAAGagggcagtagctaaatcctgtcgttttttcctgtataatattgccaggattcgatcatttctgtctgtctcttctgccaagacgcttgttcatgcactggttatttctcggttggactactgcaaccttcttctcactggccttccttcttctcacatcagtccgttggtctcggttcaccactctgccgctaagatcatcttcttggctcgccgctctgatcatgttactccacttctgaaatctcttcattggcttccaattcacttcagaatccaatataaacttcttctgttgaccttcaaagcttttcacggtctagctccttcctatctctcctctctcctctcacactattgccccacttgtgctcttcgctcctctgatgccatgtttctcacctgcccaagggtctctacttcccttgctcggctttgtccattttcttctgctgccccttacgcctggaacgctcttccagaacatctgagatccacaagttcaatcgcagcttttaaagttcagctaaaaacttttctttttcctaaagcttttaatacctgatgttgtttggactctatactgttagtttaccctatcctgtgcctgtttaccctacccagtgcctgtttgcattctcttcccctccttattgctttactatgattttattagaatgtaagcctatgcggcagggtcttgctatttactgttttactctgtacagcaccatgtacattgatggtgctatataaataataataataataataataataataataatagcacaaaaGGTACATGCGCTAATTTGTATGCATAGATGCCAATGGAGAAAccgttactataatttaaatgggcTCTCACCAGGGTCCTTGCTCAATCTGCTACCCAGGTGCTgcagatgggcaacttcaaggcgcTTTAGCAATCCCTTCTGATGCTTCTGTACCTTGAGGCCTGAGcagcccttgaaacagaggactgtcctctgcaaagtaggttaCCTGGCCACCCCAAGCAGTTCTGAAGCCTCCAAGCAGAAGTAGTTGGTCAAGGGCTGTGTTACCTGCTGATCTGGGGTGTTAGATTTTGGAcaaccctcaccccacccccaaatgtaggGGCCCGGACATCAACCCCAAAGGCCAGCCGGAATTGCCCCATGATAACTGGGATGAGGAATGGCCCCctggaaaaagggggaaagcaatccttcccccacccccgccccaagtGCCCATTTTACAATCACAGGAGTTTGATAGCGAAGAGGTGTTCAGGTCTCGTTATCTGTCTGTCTTCAAATTGCCGAGGTCCACAGCCCAGGCTAACGGCAGAAAATGTGGCTTTTCTCTTGCAGTACAACAGCTCCCTCTTCAGCGAGATCCCCATAGAGGTTGAGCAGGAGCGCCCGCCCAAAGATTACATGGTGGAATCCGTGCTGGTGATGATCTTCTGCTGCTTGTTGACTGGAGTGATGGCATTTGTTTACTCCGATGAGGTAGGCCCTGcgggagcggaagcactgcagcTCAGCCCTTcttctttgcatgcaaaagatcccaagtCCTATTCCCAGAATTTCCAGGTAGTGCAGAGCAAGTCCTTGTACTGAAACCTGGGAGATCCGCTGCATGGGTGGATAACCTGTAACTCCAAACCTTTGTCAAGTAAGCCAATGGGAGCAAAAAATGGACCCAAATGGACCTTCATTTGGCTACTAGAAAATCAAGGGCACAAGAGCAGCATGGCGAAAAGTGAGCCTAGCAGGGAAAACAATCAAGGTGTTTGAAGGTACAATCGTctacatgtttagacgggggaaaagccctaaacatgcatagggttgcacccttagtgaATTACAAGTTGAACATGAGCCGGAAGCGTGACGTGGCTGTTAAAAAAGCGAATGcaatcttgggctgcattaatacaagtagTGCATCTGGGTCATGGGATGTAAAAGTTCCACTCTGTTCTGTGTTAGTGAGGCTGCACTGGAAGAACTATGTGCACTTTGCGtgtgcgggggggagggggagattttaagaaggacactgaccaggatgatcaggggtctggaaactaagccctatgaggagaggctgaaagaactgggcatatttagcctagagaagataagattgaggggaaacatgagagccctcttcaaattcttaaaaggttgtcccgcagaggagggccaggatcccttctcgatcctcccagagtgcaggacacagaataacgggctcaagtgacaggaagccagattccgactggacatgaggaaaaacttcctgactgttagagcagtacgacaatggaaccagtgacctagggaggttgtgggctctcccacactagaggcattcaagaggcaactggacagccatctgtcagggatgctttagggtggagtcctgcattgagtagggggttggactcgatggccttataggccccttccaactctactattctatgattctatgaaattggagTGTGTCCAGAGAAGAGCGACCAGGCAGGTTATTGGTCCAGAAACACAGTTCCACAAGGAATAGATGAAAGAGCTTGCGAAGAGgatgaaggggagacatggcagCAGTCTTTAAAAAGCTTGCTCCTTGCTGCTCCACACCAGTCATTCATAAAGCTAAGTTAATGTACCACCCTGCGTTTTTCCTACCCTTCACCCCTCCTGTCTCCCAAAACTGTCATTGGCTGTTCTATCTTAATGCCTTCCTCCTCCCTACCAGACCCAGGTTTACCAAGACTGGGCAACTGCTCAGcttcctggctggggcatgctgggagttgcaaaccttttctttttatctAAACATGCGTAGCGTTGCTCccataaaaagattaaaaggttTCCATCGATGCAAGGAGCTGGGGCATTAAACAACCCCGTCATCCCGCAAACTCAGACAGCGCCAGCGGAGCACTGCTGAATCTTTCCGTTACGCAAGCGGTTGTGCAAATGGCTGTTGCAcccctgtcctgtttgtgggtctccTGTGAGTCTCCCGTGGGTCTCCTGTGAGCAGTCACAGAATCCTGggacagatggacccttgggctgatccagcatcagggctcttcacaAGAGGAAAGCGCAACGCGTTTGCGCAGGTGGAATGCGCAACCATGCTTgcgcaaatacattttttttgtggGATCCTGCTTTTGGCGCATCGCTCAGAGCCTCGTCATTGGCGCTGACAGAATGACGGTTGGAACTTGCCCACGTAGAGTTAGATTTGCTCTCGCCTGTTGACCAACTACCGTGGGCGCTGCACTGAACCCCTACAAGCGGGctgccctctttcccctccgTTGATGCTTTCTCTCCCACCGTAGGCGCGAACTGCCGTCAGCCAAGGAGACCTTGTCCGTGCCAAGGCAGCCTCCCGGAAAGCTCGTCTGCTAGTCGCGGTCAGCCTGTTCTTTGGCTTCTTCGTTTCCAGCAGCTGGGTGATCTACGTCGTGATGACGCTCTACGAGTGATCGGGAATGGCAGGTCCTGCATCACTTCTCCTGAACCCACACATACATGGGGGCACAGAAAAGAGAGGAGGCGGTGCGTCTATGCAGAAGCCTGGCGATTCAAGGCCACCCAGATCCTGCCCCGTCTTCCCCTTCTCGGTTCGCCCACAGGCCGGCCAACTATCCCGGAACTGGCCTTTTATGCTTCCCCAATCGGCCGTTCGGCCAAATTAACTGAATCAGCGGAAGAAGGTGCCTGTCGAGGAGGAGGAAAGATGCTGGGAAATTGGACGCAGAAGTCATCACCTGCCAGGCTTGACCGCAGGGGGATGGAAGCATCTAAGTCCTCCAACAGTGCCTGGCCCAAATCTAGATCTGGAATGTGCGTtcccagggccggcccaagatatTCTGCTGCCTGTGGCAAAAGACAAAATGGGGTCGCCCTCCTTTCCACACACAGAAGCCAACAGGACTCATAGCTGAATCTTTCTTTAACCCTGGCAATGGGCTGGCCTTCCTCTACCATATCCTAGGACAGCAGGCAGTTCTATCCTGCAAGACAAGGGTGTCCCAGGAGGaaatctggggtgtgtgtgtgtgccactgctgccctccagcacctgccgcctgaggcagttgcttccCTCTGCTTAATGGTTCACAAACAGccggccagtgtggtgtagtggttagagcgttggactgggattcaagagatccaggttctagtccccacttcgccatggaagctcactgggtgacttcgggccagccactgactctcaacctaacctacctcgcagggctgttgtgaagataaaattgtGAGGAGAGTCTTGGtatccttgcaaaaggaaaaaaaaaaggcaggatataaacataataaataatataataataagtaaaaaaaatcttcacttgTAAAGCTGATGACACTAACCAGCATTGTGTTCATGTtcatcttttaaaacaacaacaaatcaatgTGGGGAAATTTAAATTAGCTCCCATTTTTCACAAACGGCATGAACGATTGTGACCAGACCCTGTGATGTAAATACTCTCTTTTATATGGCAAGTGTAATTCACTCGTGTAGATTATGGACTAAAAAGTCATGATCCCACAgtccaaatgcaataaaaaacagGGTGAACAAAtgggtcctgggggggggggtcaggggaCACTTGAAGATGCTTTTCAATGGCTGCCCATTGTGAAGGTGTTaagttttcttttcctcttccctcctgattccttttccttgtgtgtcgtgtctttttcaATTGTAAGCCCCTAGGCAGGGGcggtcttgttttactgatgatatgtaagccgctccaagactCCTTTtggtaaataaatgaaaaagatgGGGGAACACATCATGGACTTCACCACTTAAGCCTGGAGATTTTGGATCAGGCACAACGGTCCAGCCAGGGGTGCTTCCTCCTGGACCTCTCTGTGCTCATGCAGGCTTCAGCGCCCTCTTCAGGAATAGACGGTAAGGTGGCCTTAGCCCAGCTCCtctgtcattttattttctcacaaaatctTAGAGATCTACTTAGAGATCTACTTAGCACCAATACGTCGACAGGCTGAGCATGTGTTCCAAAACGCAtccagaaagaaaatgttttctccTCTTCATGATGCATTTGCTGcgagagaaaatatttaaaaccgCGTGAGAGTTGAAATCTGGAAAACTTCCAACTTTTATTATAAAAAGAATCCttgctactagtcctcatggcatGGATACGTCTACTGGCTGAGCATGCGCTCCAGAATGCATCTAGGAAAGAAAAATCTATTCTCCTCTTCATGAATTTGCCACGAGAGAAAATAGTTAGAAGTTGAGGCAGGTATATTGTTCTCTTGCACAGAGACACTCATTTAGCTGGGAGGCAAGCTAGCCAAAAGTGGCCAGTTTCAATATTTACACACCAAGTGAAAAATAAGTACAGagcaagagaaaaacaaaagcaaaaaagcagcTCTGTGAGTATCAGACAGAAAAGGACAGTTATATAAAACAATTACTGCTATTTGTCATTGTTTAAACTGGCAAATTCTACAGCGGCTGTTGGACAATGAATACTTCCACCGCAAGGGGAAAACACAATTGCCTAACATCTGTATATCAAACTGCTGGCTGTTAAAGGCAGAGCTACAGGAGCCAACGGAAAAGTTGGCAGTTCTATTTTCCTTCCTGAAATGGCATCTTCCGCAAAACTAACGGCTGGTTACAGGCTGAAATCCACGTTTTAAGCATGGGCAGGAAACCAATATAGAATTATTTCTAGTACTTATAGTAATCAATTCATTATATGGAAGTCAATATGTTTTTGGCCATAGACAAACGcgcacagtgtgtgtgtttagctcatagcaacaacaaaaagcattgTTCCTGCCAAGGTCCCCAGAAGATCCCAGATCCCCAGAATGCTGCTAAATCCATAGAACTAATTTGGATGCACTTCAAAGTTAGGTCAGCAGGGGGCAGGTTTTCCCTAAAAAAAGGGAAATGCTTTCGGACCTGGGCAGAAGTGTCTGGGCAGTTTTGTGTTCCTAACAGGGAACTTTTCCCCCTTTGTGAATTCTCTCCTCACGACCACAGCTCAATCCCCTGCaactctaggtagggctggaaaacccgCAGCCTAAAACACTGGGGCACGGTTCGTAAAATCATTGCCCTTTTAACAGCCGTAAGTGCGAGAACAAAAATAGACTGTTAATCCTCAGCCCGGTTAAAACGATAGTGGTTTTCCCAGGCTTGGATCGGGACTGGAAATTATAaggaaaatgggagaattggGTGTGTATGTGTCTCAATATACTCGCAACTGCTCTCGTCCCGCACCTGGTGGTCGCAGGTGCCGGGTCCTGTTCCGGTAGCTACTTTATGCTCTTTCTTTTCACTGTTGGTGGCTGGTCCAGCACTTGCCGGGTCGGGGGACAGGTCTCCTCTCCGGGGCACGTAAACCACGGCCAGAGGTGCGTCCCAAGTGCGTTGGGAAGTGCCATTTTCCCAGGGCACAAGAGGgatgaagggaagagggaggcaggGTCAAGAATTCCCCGTTCCTTCCTCTGCGGCAGCGGAGGAAGTGGAGGGGAGAAGAGGAGTTCTCAGACTAGGACTAAAATTCGAGCCAGAAAAGAACTCGCGGATGTAAAAGGCGCACTTTTATCGCCAAAGGCGAGCCGCTCCGAGCCCAGAAATCCACCTAACGTGCAAGGGAAAGCAAAAGACTCCCGAGAAAGTCAGAAGCTTGGATCAGAGACCGCTGCTCTTTGGTGGGGCCGGCGGTTGGcctgccaccccaccctctgGCCTCGGAGTTTTGATTTGAGAGCCACACTCCCTCTTCTTGGACTCGTATCCGAAACGGGCCAGGCAATTAAGAGAAACCAGAGAAAGGCTGTcgagatcaggggtgcagaacctttttcagcccgagggccggattccatttccgAGGGCCGCATCCCAGTGATGGGCGGAGCCTAAGACAAAAGCTGTGGTCCCCCAAACACAAAAACTTCCAGCCTATTGCAgctttaaagctcttgctgcctgcAAACTCTAAGCCTGAAGAAGGCCATTTCAACCTTCTGGAATAAGGCACAGAAGCCGGAAAACCAACACACAATCGGTGGttcagggaaggagggaaacacAGGAGAGCCGAAATGGGAGCACAGGCagcctggattgggaccctgggtcCGAGGTCCTGCACTGTAGATAAACAGGAGACCACACCAGTAGGAAGAATGGGATTCGATTGTCACTTTAATCTTGGCGACCAATGCATGTACCGGAAACACGAGGATGGTTAGAGGTGAGGTTCTTTAACCGCATTTATTTTCACTGTGGGTTTCTT encodes:
- the PRRT1B gene encoding proline rich transmembrane protein 1B gives rise to the protein MDREAEPTGASPPDHRRGEEREVELRSSTERTTPPGVTDSEAQTESTPEPRLYVPPVPVTGIANPGFTEDPPPYSPPDPKTVHLLYPSFPTNMPGQGAIFFQPAPLQQALNRTADALPESYPFTIYNSSLFSEIPIEVEQERPPKDYMVESVLVMIFCCLLTGVMAFVYSDEARTAVSQGDLVRAKAASRKARLLVAVSLFFGFFVSSSWVIYVVMTLYE